A single Nostoc sp. PCC 7107 DNA region contains:
- a CDS encoding transposase → MSFVFRQKKDTTFRKKRQKFQPLSSIEIYPGIRSFYTDVKVTQKKGFGCFNLAVYWKRKYRGKQDKEAWYLLTNLPDLNTALKIYAQRFGIEAMFKDCKTGGYNLESSQANPDRLVRLIFLIALAMTSAWLHGQRTKFQKLDSYICRQEEKNRTQKRHSNFWIGLYGFNWIVAWYGCQAWVEELVGFSRNKQAYYQRGLRAMKLIQQAL, encoded by the coding sequence CTGAGTTTTGTATTCCGTCAAAAAAAGGATACTACTTTTCGGAAGAAAAGACAGAAATTTCAGCCTTTGAGTAGCATTGAGATTTACCCAGGTATCCGCTCCTTTTATACCGACGTTAAAGTTACTCAAAAAAAAGGTTTTGGTTGCTTCAATTTAGCTGTTTATTGGAAAAGGAAGTATCGAGGAAAGCAAGATAAGGAAGCTTGGTATTTATTAACTAATTTACCTGATTTAAACACTGCCCTCAAAATATATGCTCAACGTTTTGGGATTGAGGCGATGTTCAAAGATTGTAAAACAGGTGGGTACAATTTAGAGAGTTCTCAAGCTAATCCTGATAGACTTGTACGTCTAATTTTCTTAATTGCTTTGGCTATGACCAGTGCTTGGTTACATGGGCAAAGAACTAAATTTCAAAAACTTGATTCTTATATTTGTCGCCAAGAAGAAAAAAATAGAACCCAGAAACGTCATAGTAATTTCTGGATAGGTTTATATGGTTTCAATTGGATAGTTGCTTGGTATGGGTGTCAAGCATGGGTCGAGGAACTGGTCGGTTTCAGTCGCAATAAGCAAGCATATTATCAGCGCGGGTTAAGGGCTATGAAGCTTATACAGCAAGCACTTTAG